ttttctgtttgtttgatGGAATGACTCTGCGGCATTTCCTCACTGGCCTCGTCTGCTTTGTCTCTTTACAGTTTGATGGCTTTAGGAGGAACAGTATAGGCGTGTACAGAAAGTGTAAGTGCTCAAGAAACAGAGTCATTAACCAGAATGTTTTGTGGCTGGCTATTTTTCTGTTCCCTGATTATCAACCTGAATTTAATACCAAATTTGAAAAGTCAAATTATTATTGAAACTAATCAAACTACATTTAATCAGGAAAAATAGCCCGCTGGAAGGCTAACATGTATATTGTGTGTTTGAAATGGATCATTGCTACAGACTGTGCCACCATGGCAGTTGCCTCTACATCTATGGCAATCCCCTGTTTCCTGTCGTGCCCAGACTCCAACAACACTGCCAACAATGGGActgccccggctgcccccccACTCAGCCCCATAGAAGTTGAGAAGGCCGCCGCCACCATCCAGAACCATTTCAGGAAGTTCCAGCAGAAAAAACAGAAGGATGGCAAGTAGATGGACAGGGAGCTGGAGGAATGATGGAGGTGCAGGACAAGGGGAGGCAAGTGCAAGGCACGATTGGAGAAATGGACGTATGGACATGTGGATGCATTGAtgttatgcatgcacacacacacacaaacacacacacacacacacacacacacacaaaacataaaaCGAAACTGTGTAATACTCAACAAATGTCCTAGATACATTTGACTAATGACATAATATATCATACACCTCAAACAGCCACTTATTATACTATGTGAATGATATATGTGAATATTTATCTGTTCTGTGGTGAGGGAGTGAGAGTAAGGTTGCATGCTTTGTCTTCCATAATTTATATGTTACCATTGTTCTGAGAAATAGATAATTTGTCAATATTGTGACTCAATGAAGTAAAAGAACATTAACATGCACCCATTCTACGTCAATAAACCTTTCTGTTAACCCAGACTTGAATTTCATCATAGTGTGCATGTTGCCCTCTAGTGTCCTAATCAGGTTCTGAATCACGTCGTCTACTTTAAGAATTAATATTTGGGTCAACATAAAGTACTTGTTGGAGATAATGTTTGTCAACAcagtatagatttttttttaaaacttgagTTGTGCTTACAAACAATGTAGATTTTTGATAAGCAGGAGAGGCTGGCAGAAAGTAACGTAACAAAATGAGAACTTCTGGGCTTTCCCAGCTTCCTTAAAAGCATGCATAGAGAAGTTTCTATGAGTCCTCATCCTGTGGTTTAAGCTGTCAAATAATTTAAGCATCTAAAGGGAGCTTCAGAAGGCTAGATTCATGGTGGATTAGTTGTGTTCCCTTGATGTAAAACTATTCAGTGGACCTACCTTGGGTCAGTGCTGTTGAACACTGAAACTAAATGCTCATTCTCTCTGCTTGAACCAGTTAAATTAATCTATTCCAGGCTTTGATTATATTGGATTACTTTGGCATCACCATCTGGGTTGTGGTCAGTGTACACACTTTGTTGTAATGTCCTACTTATTATTTACcttttacctcttggccacattttcaggaaatttggcattcaatttcactgctacgcggatgacacccagctacCTCTCCACCAAGCCTACTTCTATTTTTCCACCCGCTTCCCTCTCCAACTGCTTACGAGAGATTAAGTCCTGGTTCTCATACAACTCCCTCAAACTtaagtgataaaactgaggttctcCTCGTAGGCATACtgaatctactttggctaaacctgaatTTTTCTATATACTTTCTCCTtcccctcaggttaagagtctgggggtcgtcttggacagcacattatcttttgaagctcacatcaacaatgttacttggtctgcatacttccacttatgcaatattaatcgtcttcacccgtcacttacacctaaaagcactgccattctcattcacaccctggttacatcccgtattgaccactgcagttctatcctctttggtcttcccctcaagtgtcttcataaacttcagctaGTCCAGAATTCAGTTGCCCATATCgttacctgaactccttccatagatcatatcactcctgttcctcAGCAGTTCCATTGGCtcccctgttaaataccgtgttgatttcaagatcctgcttctcacctttaaggcccttaataacttagctccttcgtatctttccgaactccttcatatccacatgccctcccgcactctcagatcatcttctgctctccaactcactacaccatcggcccgcttgactaccatggggactacaaccttcagtcattctgccccccgcctatggaacctcctcccacaagaaattcacattgactctctttcaaccttcaaatccccaTCTCAGCACgcatcttttcaaactggcatattcagtccgaTCCATGTTTCATTGATTTTTGTGTAGGTGTTAATtctatacttatctgttgtattaaccttttattgtctaccctgctttttgtttttatgctgtctgatagtgCTGCTTGTCTTTTAAGGTgtcattgagtgctctgaaaggtgcccataaataaaatgcattattattattactaatgtAATTAGGCAGGTGTTCAAACACTGTTCCACTGAACATTACCATCAGTACTTAACCGGTGTGCGTTGTGGCTGCACATGTTAaatgtgtctctatgtgtctcaTCTCGACTTTTAAGTTTCATTCCTGAGCCCTCAGTGCAGCTTTTATTCTGAATTCTGTGGCAGATcaaaatatatatatgaaaaaaacTTGGCAACTAATATGTCTACCTGCACAATATATATGGATGTACCCTAACAAGATCAAACATCATTAAGGTTGACCAAAAAAAATCAAGCTGAAGATTTCAACATGCTGCGCAACTACTACTGCTTATTGTACAATACGAGGGGGTGAGCCGAGACAGACTTAAGGTTTCGAGTCTGAAAATAGCAAGGTTGAACTGATCGTCAGCAGCAAGTCTGTTGTAATCATTGGTGAGATGAGAGTACGATTCCAAAGAAATGAACAAAACTCACAGTTCATAAAAAGATAGCTTTATTGCACAAGGTGTTGGAGTACTCTTTTTCGGTTTTTGTTTTCATAGAAAAGAAAATGTAGAGTTAAACACAAGCAATTGCAAATTGAAGCATTTCCCCATAAAAGTTCAAGGAACATCCTCTGCATTTTCAAAATGTTTTATGTAACCCCTGTTTAAATTGTTCAATTCtccatttccccttttttcttttataACCAGCAAAATACTCAGAGCATGCAATGCCACTTGTCCTCAGAAATAAAGTGGGAAAAAAAACTCCAAATAAAGCAACCTGTGACAAAAAGAGAAAATTCAAAGAAATctgtaaaaggaaaaaaaaaaatcaaaacataaGCATGGTCCGCTCTGGCATGTTATAACTGGTCCATAAATCAAGACTTAAAGCAGTTTCCGTATAATTCTATAGTTTTTTTCTTTAATCCTCTTCTATTTCATTACAATAACTTTAATTCAAAGTTTACATTGTGCCCTGGTTTCTTCTGAAGATGTCGAAAATAGTACTCATTTATACAAAACACTTTCCTATGTACACAAGTCTTCTGTAGTGGGGTAGAAATGATGCCTTGTAGTGGGGCAATGGGAACAGTGAAAGGGGTCAACTGGACGGGATGAATAGGCAAAGGTCAGGTAAGAGGCATTTAAAGTCAGCCTTACAGACCCAGACTGGGAGTCAGTTTGAAAATGTGTTTCTCCAAGTTAAATAAACACTCCggtatttttttaaattatccTGAGCCATGTTTTCCTGTTGTCAAACCAAGCAAAATGTTGCAGAATCTTTCAAATTGTTTCAGTATTGAGCATGCTGGTGTCAGCTGACTGCTGTGCATCAAGCTGCAATGTAATCTTTCATAGCTACAGTATTCACCAgataattttgattttttttttagggcaCTAACAGGCTCAGAATGTTTTGAGAAGCACCGGAAAAAAAACGCCTCCCATTATGAAAATCCCAGTACAATCAGTCAGTACAGTGACAGACCTTTTTGCATTTCCTATTTCACACTTCTCTCCAACTATCTCATGCTTGCTTACACTTTTGCTTTTTCCTGTAGCAACTCACTCCTCAAGGGAATACAGGGTGAGACTTCTGCTCCGGGTTAGAAATGAACTGATAGCTTTATAACTCCATTATTATCATCCTGGCTATGGCTCTTTAGCCTGCTCTCAACAATCTGAGCCTGctggggccaaaaaaaaaaaaaaaaaaaaaaaaatctttcagcgGACGTTATTTTGTGAGTGCTATTGTCCTTAAGGATTACGCTGCAGCTTGGTGTATAACAGTCGGCTGATGCTGGCGTGCTCAAAACAGAATCAATTCAAAGGATTCTGCTACCCATTGCTCTGTCCGAAATGTGGCTTAGGTTAAAAAAAATACCAGAGTTTACCTTCAAGCTTGATAAGGTAAAACAATTTGGCTCATGATCATCTCTTGTACTGTATAAGCAATTGCTCTAAAGAACCATGGAACAAAGGTAGGGCAggagttttttattttaattttttcatAACTCCGTTGATATAACTTAGGGAGTTCCTGTTTCTGATTTCCTACACAGGCCTGCCCTATCATATGACACTTGTTTCTGAAAACAGGAATTTGCATAACCTGAAAGCCAAAATGAAAGGTATCATAACTGCAACAATGGAAAGCAAAGTTCCTTTCTCTCTGCATATACTGCAAATCCTGCCGAGCTTGGAACAAGCgagcatcattaatgttgacattTATGAATGCTTAAAACCTTTGTTATATGGTAAGTTTGGTGGCCTGCAGTCCTAGAGTTTGGGTAAAACCTGCTGTGACACATACTAAACACAAATATTTGTCAgtcaatttgtctgtctgtcctcatgAAATAGACTATAGTCAGGTAATGGCATTGAGTTTATGAACACACCTTTGGAAGGTACAATACAACACTTTACAATTGGCTCACTTACTGAATAAACAGTCCTCattttcatcttttctttttcaaCACCACATTTTCTGGACTGAGCCATAGATCACAGTTAACCAATGACACAATCTCGTACTATAACTTGACTTTACTGTGCTTGTCAGTTAGCTGGTGCCTACGCTGTAGGCTATGCAACTGTCACATTTGCAAAATCACAAGGGGAACTCGTATCATTCCTCAAAACTCAGTTTCACAAATACCTTTTCTCGCACCGTTCTCACCTTTCTATTCCTTTCTCTCCAAGATCTTTTGCTCTTGGTTGTGCTACCCGTTAAATTCATTAAACTCATGagccttccccctcttctttctcctcctaCCCTCTTGCAGTTTTTCACTCTGAGCGATTGTCTTGTGATTTTCTATATATATTTTCAATTAGAACGGCTTTATATTTCTCTGCTTTTTTCAATATTCATATATTTGCTATATATTTGAATagaaatatatatttacatagctttgaaaacaaacatatatcatatcttttttttaaaatttttttctaTTGCGAGAGCCCTGATGTTACATTTACCATGGCAAAACATTTGTAGCAACTCTTTTTGGAACGTTCTTCGTTAAGGGCCTTAAGCTTTGGGAGGAGAATGGAAACAAAATCAAACTCAAAAGTTAACAGATACAGTACCATGCATAAAGTTAAATCAATTTCGGTGAGGTGGAGGGACTTGAAAACACATCATTAGTTTTTGAGACGACTCGTTTCCAGAGGAAGTTTCTCTCCCGACTTACACAACCCGCCCCAATCCCTTACATAAAATCTTTCAACATTTTAAAGTCTCTATTTAGTGAACTTCACCTCAATGTCTTTATCTGTTCATAAAGTAAATTCACGCATTAGCTCAGACTAATATAATTCCCCTATGTATATTTGTATGAGCTGGCTGTATGTTTGTATCTTGTCAGTCTTGTCATTTAGGAACAAACAGCATTTCCGCTTGTCTGCACATATTAAAGCCCGTCTgtcagtccgtctgtctgtccttctgtctagcTGAGTGTGCTAGTAGTAGGTCACAGTGAGACTGTATGGATAGGATGGGGAACAAGGTGAGTAAAAGTGGAAAAAGTGGGGAAAAGGGGATAGACGGTAGGGGATGATGTAGATAGACAGAGGAGTAAAACAAAGAATAATGGTATTGTCGCAATATAATAACAAAAgggagtcttccttcttcctgaAGATGGAgcaacacacagagacagagagctcaaGAAAGATTGGTGAGGGCTTGCAAGGTACCTATTTCTTCtcatttgcagtttttttttttttacccacctCCTCTTCGGCGCATCTGTGATCTCATCTCCTTGGCAACACTGTCAGTCACACTGGTAAAATAAAGGTCAAAATGCTGGACCAAATTAGGATTGAAGttttacatcatcatcatcaccatcatcaccactgTCCCCGCATCCCCTTTCACAGGTACAAAAATGACAGAGGGCAGGGGGCAATTTTGACATAGATGTCTGCCCAAGGAGTCAGCATAGCGATTGGTTTTGAAGGTCCACTGTAGGTGTGTGCCTGccacatgtatacatatatatatttacacatatacacacacacgcaggcttgTGAGGGTTCTGTTATGTTGATTCTTTCTAACCTTTTCTTAGTGCACATGAGATTATATTTCCAACATTGGGAAATAAAGCATGAAAAAAGTTTGCATTCATCTTTTAATGGAAGATGATGCTTGACATGTTTTCCCTTTCTTGCTTTCTGATTTGAGTCTGTTTACAAAGGTGAGGCACCTCAGGGTTCCCTCATGTCAATTTGGGACCCATACTGTGTCATACATTGCACATCAAAGAAAATTGTCTAGCCCTCAGACATGGTGCCAGTCCTTCCACTGCCTCTAATGTATGTGTCAATGAAAGTAATAACCCTCAGAGCTACCAAGGTTGGTGGCTTATGCATACAATAAAAGCATCTTGATCTGGCAAAATGCTGATATGAACTCTGCTTCCACCACAAACCAGAAAGAAATACTTTCGAAAGCCGCAAAAAGGTCTACACAGGTCTTTGTAAAACTCTCAAGACAACCTGGTTCATCCAATTCCCATCTCGATTCGAGAACACAAGTGCACATGGAAAGCATTTTGTGCATAAGTGTTGTCAAACTAcccgaaaaaaagagagaattaaaaaaaaaaggaaatgagaaATGAGAAGAGAAGACGAAGTGAAAACTAACCATTTGTGATTTGGCAAGTGAATTCCAGGGTggtgacagaacagacagaaatgATGTAATAATAAAGTAAATCAGGCAGAAAGAAAGGCAAACCCCTGTGCTGTGAAGACCCCAATCTGCCCCCTTCGTACAATATTGTCCATCGGGGTCCTGACCGGCTGACGGCAGCCTGGCGTAGTTCAGGCGTTGTCCGGTCAGCTGCGCACATGTGTGTCCCTCACCTCACTTCTTCCAAGAGGCTCCAGGAAAGGGCTGGCTCCACCAGCTTCTGTTAAGAGTTATGGTGATAGGCCCCAGTGGTGGCAGACTACACAAGTGTGTAGGACTTGGAGTAGGCCCCTGCCCCTCCATCTCTCTGCTTCTGCAGTCTGCCTAAGCCCGAGGAACTGCTCTCCAGCAGAGAGTCTCTGGATCCCcccatcttggaggatgaggaggcACCTCCAGGGGTCCCCCCTGACGCTCCTGGCCCCCCGCCACCACCAGACGATGATGATGCCCCAGCAGCAGCGGCTGTTGCAGCAGCGGCAGCTGCTGCACTCTGAGCAGCTGAGGCAGAGGAGCCAGGCATGGTGAGAGTCCTCTGGGGCAAAGTGGAGCTACTGGAGCTGGCAGATGCTACTCCGCTCCCACTGCCTCCACCTCCTgttccaacaccaccaccactacctccTGTTGCTCCTCCAGAGGAGGCTCCAGAGGAGGTGAGGCTGGCCAGGCCAGAGTGGCCCATGGTCAGGGCCTGCTGCTTGGCAGAGTCCATAGTCACATGGCGGCCCTGGGTGTGGTACGCCCGTTGAGCCAGGCCACGGATGGAGGCTTCACGTGGTGGAACCACTGGACACGGGTCATGATGCTCTGACTGCTTTCGGAAGAAAGGATCTGTCTTCATGTAGAGGGGTAAGTTGCAATAGTCACCTGTTTGAAGAGAGGAAAAGTCAAGCTTAAAATAACTGTAAAGCAAAATTTTGAAAAAGAGATAAAGATTTTCATACACACTCATAACTCTGAAGCCTAACATTATATTCGAGGCCACCTTAATCACACTGC
This DNA window, taken from Lampris incognitus isolate fLamInc1 chromosome 7, fLamInc1.hap2, whole genome shotgun sequence, encodes the following:
- the LOC130115626 gene encoding uncharacterized protein LOC130115626 is translated as MLVTMLTAMYIMVRAVESIGARFARQQDPLPYLVAQPLPWQVHSVSHRRRSSKSDEFDGFRRNSIGVYRKYSNNTANNGTAPAAPPLSPIEVEKAAATIQNHFRKFQQKKQKDGK